The Polyodon spathula isolate WHYD16114869_AA chromosome 13, ASM1765450v1, whole genome shotgun sequence genome includes a region encoding these proteins:
- the ankrd11 gene encoding ankyrin repeat domain-containing protein 11 isoform X3, protein MPGIRAGYPLSERQQVALLMQMTAEESINSPDTTPKHPSQSNMGQKGTPNSASKTKDKVNKRNERGETRLHRAAIRGEARRVKELINEGADVNVKDFAGWTALHEACNRGYYDVAKQLLAAGAEVNTKGLDDDTPLHDASSNGHFKVVKLLLRYGGNPHQSNRRGETPLKVANSPTMVNLLLGKGTYTSSEESSSESSEEEDAPSFAPSSSVDGNNTDSEFEKGLKLKGKNQDPAKLMATPVKDEYEFDEDDEEERVPPVDDKHLLKKEFRKEAAMKANSLISIPKIEVKTYSKSNSLTPKKTARRILSDTNSSDEDDRTLCFSPTPTAKQQPSFKNRESSTTSSKQQKEKSKVKKKRKKITKNSSSANKEVRFGKLNDTFCTSESESEDLESEDDKGSVQSSVCVKDSSALSLKESSVFSSLSATSSSSHGSLATQKHTPSLAEQHPKQWRTDGWKTISSPAWSEVSSLSESGRTRLTSESDYSSEDSSLESVKHGKKKQQENKKKNNTHNNSEKKISSDFYKNSNTEGAVPKLDKEGKVVKKHKVKHKHKNKEKDKAPSLVLNQDMKEKFVKSFSFDYEDTRQKQLISGAESPVENKVKSSKHDKDHFKKEEKLFKGKSEEKDWTSGKETGKAAKEEKSSKKVSSKDKSNKEDKDKTFKIEKEKNTKDKEKPKEEKQKTHKEEKKKKSKDKSSKTEKNEQKEEKYPKSEKEKTTKEEKEKSKKEKTFKEENDYEDYDIKNRFLESEDTKLSVSDDPQDRWLSDLSSDSSLYGDDSWDTPIKEYKEYKANNTVKLIVETVKEENRDRKKESKVKEKKEHSEKRNEKETTTKKKDKEFLEKIGDKKSADKQKSVSSYPSEKEKKRKDSAESIKEKKEKDPIDCSKERKDSYDIIKERKEYKTKPDDSLKEEYGNESFSRDKSEMEFVSKQFESRERHYSGKEKEKKGEGAEKEKREKLKSDKHKEKTKEKEKNFLESEKEKTEKNSIEKPSKEKDMDRSSKDRKDGMKDKHKDSHVKDKERKMSSEQSKDKKEKASQEKHADKEKDFQEIKREEKKSEKGKEKSWFSIADIFTDESEDEVDYIVGGSKFSDSVAGSEIQRTDLVPERDEVELFQTDKHRKYSADGKQHSTEKQKEKESKEKKKDKVSFDSGKEKKEKSSLEKHKEKKDKDSGEGRHKDRKERISTDSNQDKKNKQKMLDKKHQSEEKPKSKHKDKTEKDHLKDRKPSKGNMENEKSLLEKLEEEALNDYKDDSNDKISEISSDSFTDRGHEPVLSSFYDSSSISLPDLSEERRDSLSVSYPQDKLKEKERHRHSSSSSKKSHEKEKDKVKKVEKRDKSEVIRETYGRRESLPFEKESMPLEADPYSFPYGVNPEAENDLDKTIEFEKEMSKKTDKEKAFSNLVNSEKIKDKEKKKKDKHKEKTKEEKHKHADSFGSFKHSKEDQKLGLKDIPQVIGLKEKSKDETAKCDVKLRERSKDNLDKDSKTDSVKTKVKEENDKVSQSRDGTRKENRPRERLLVDGNLMMTSFERMLSQKDQEIEERHKRHKERMKQMEKMRHRSGDPKLKDKTKTSEDLRKRSQDLTSKKSSSLETVLDKKPKDLGIPAQIMSPDIKAQSVGGQDSKDWLVGHQLKENLPASPRSDQSRPTGVPTPTSVISCPSFEEVMQTPRTPSCNAEDYTELIFDNIDSQNSSALTMSMNACSPSFFDRYSNTPNSLQETPCLTPTKNLPTASLYRSVSIDVRRASEEEFKMDSDKFFRQQSVPPTSEYEPSLPQLPEEKLLASATPSVDKFDCVSPPCFSPNFRMSSPRLEPAQPAMDGFSAATTDNHENFPECVYNNYLTKSSSPLHRPEPEPQEPCTDIAAPPTPAPVALPPLELDDFSELQPLPLPLTGEPILVPSDPVNSSDFLSPIVEEFEKGGEEEEEEEDEDYDDDDDDEEEELLQLQEEDEEEEDSSFSVSETIKKDWVESPVRRSSEPPPLQSPSPLPPPSPPPPPPASLVENSSDHWSISSLLLKSPLRTFPEPPPSTKITSFTLPDVHLQHHLLTSLPCIPHASSPYPVSPVSYPELLSEPELETHKDTVEETPSQMEPAVATSKPELNVIPSPARLDSFFTDCKPLPKEHRGMSPEPTCLPTEAQPDTLPTLESKYIVDSSIASPECQEDPVVPWSDPFSNAVEDLDLGPFSLPELPLQDKEIQEPDIADSELTEFKPVPAPPVSAAEGDNEGSDIMEVDLPGLSDENLSPPAVVLLLEPVQPLQLPSEEHEPELQKVSEDYITDHAVAEEKAALDVRKELEESVQAPITQSEGADTNNNHETEFPDSSVDEPLAVAASPSCDTLGHLGQDNNAQPLAATTVQPSPNQTGADQTGVPESNAIQVTEAHEPVAKTTLIPTTEAPKPAKVEEIPQRITRNRAQMLANQSKQNNNTTTLMTASTLAINNITSPAEKEKESISTTTVSAAALTHPAPVSKTKGRPVEEEDSQAQHPRKRKFPKSNQQQQIQAQLVNTTMHQTREVIQQTLAAIVNAIKLDDIEPYHSDRSNPYFEYLQIRKKIEEKRKILCYITPQAPQCYAEYVTYTGSYLLDGKPLSRLHIPVIAAPPSLSEPLKELFRQQEAVRGKLRLQHSIEREKLIVSCEQEILRVHCRAARTIANQAVPFSACTMLLDSEVYNMPSENQGDENKSVRDRFNARQFISWLQDVDDKYDRMKTCLLMRQQHEAAALNAVQRMEWQLKVQELDPAVHKSLCVNEVPSFYVPMVDVNDDFVLLPA, encoded by the exons ATGCCTGGAATCCGGGCCGGCTACCCTCTCTCCGAGCGACAGCAGGTCGCTTTGCTCATGCAGATGACTGCTGAAGAGTCCATTAACAGTCCAG ACACAACACCAAAGCACCCGTCGCAGTCTAATATGGGTCAGAAGGGAACGCCAAACTCTGCTTCGAAAACCAAAGATAAAGTGAATAAACGCAATGAGCGGGGGGAGACACGATTGCACCGTGCTGCCATCCGGGGAGAGGCACGTAGAGTAAAGGAGCTCATTAACGAGGGGGCAGACGTGAATGTAAAAGACTTTGCAG GCTGGACAGCCTTGCATGAGGCGTGCAACAGGGGTTATTACGATGTGGCCAAGCAGCTGCTGGCAGCCGGAGCAGAGGTCAACACGAAGGGGCTGGACGACGACACCCCATTGCACGATGCCTCCAGCAATGGGCACTTCAAG GTTGTAAAGTTGCTGCTGCGGTATGGAGGGAACCCCCATCAAAGTAACAGAAGGGGTGAAACACCGTTAAAAGTAGCAAACTCCCCTACAATGGTGAATCTGTTACTCGGGAAAGGCACCTATACCTCAAGTGAGGAGAGCTCTTCAG AATCTTCAGAAGAAGAGGATGCTCCTTCGTTTGCTCCCTCAAGCTCTGTTGACGGCAATAACACGGACTCAGAGTTCGAAAAGGGCTTAAAGCTGAAAGGGAAAAACCAAGACCCTGCGAAATTGATGGCCACCCCAGTAAAGGATGAATACGAGTTTGACGAGGATGACGAGGAGGAAAGAGTCCCCCCTGTCGATGACAAGCACCTTCTTAAAAAGGAATTCCGCAAGGAAGCCGCCATGAAAGCTAACAGCTTAATTTCTATCCCCAAAATTGAGGTTAAAACATATTCCAAAAGTAACTCGCTCACACCAAAGAAGACAGCACGCCGGATTCTGTCCGACACAAACAGCTCAGATGAGGACGACAGAACTTTGTGTTTCTCCCCGACACCAACGGCAAAGCAGCAGCCATCTTTCAAGAATCGGGAGTCCTCCACCACGTCCTCCaagcagcagaaagaaaaaagcaaagtaaaaaagaaaagaaagaagataacaaaaaacagcagtagTGCCAACAAGGAGGTGCGGTTTGGCAAATTGAATGACACGTTCTGCACGTCAGAATCGGAAAGTGAGGATTTGGAGAGTGAGGACGACAAGGGCTCGGTTCAGAGCTCTGTCTGTGTTAAGGACTCTTCTGCTTTGAGCCTTAAAGAATCGTCTGTTTTCAGCTCTCTTTCCGccacctcttcctcctcccaTGGGAGTTTGGCCACCCAAAAGCACACGCCATCACTGGCGGAGCAGCATCCCAAGCAATGGCGGACTGATGGCTGGAAGACCATCTCCTCACCTGCTTGGTCTGAAGTCAGCTCCCTTTCCGAGTCGGGCAGGACCCGGCTGACCAGTGAATCGGACTACTCTTCCGAGGACTCAAGTTTGGAGTCAGTGAAGCAtgggaagaaaaaacaacaggagaacaagaagaagaacaaTACTCATAACAACTCAGAGAAAAAGATCTCCTCTGATTTCTACAAGAATTCAAACACAGAAGGTGCTGTCCCCAAGTTGGACAAGGAAGGAAAAGTGGTCAAAAAGCATAAAGTAAAgcataaacacaaaaacaaagagaaagacaAGGCTCCTAGCCTGGTCCTTAACCAAGACATGAAAGAGaaatttgtcaaaagcttttctTTCGATTATGAGGATACCAGACAGAAGCAGTTGATTTCTGGGGCAGAGTCTCCTGTGGAAAATAAAGTCAAGAGTTCTAAACATGACAAAGACCACTTTAAAAAGGAAGAGAAATTGTTCAAGGGCAAGTCGGAGGAAAAAGACTGGACCTCGGGGAAAGAAACAGGAAAAGCTGCTAAAGAGGAGAAATCTTCAAAGAAAGTGTCCTCCAAAGACAAATCCAACAAGGAGGACAAagacaaaacattcaaaatagaaaaagaaaaaaacacaaaagacaaggAAAAGCCTAAGGAAGAAAAGCAAAAGACACACaaagaagagaagaagaaaaagtcCAAGGATAAATCatccaaaacagaaaagaacgagcaaaaagaagaaaaatacccCAAATCTGAAAAAGAGAAAACCACGAAAGAGgagaaagaaaaatcaaaaaaggaaaaaacattcAAGGAAGAGAACGATTACGAAGACTATGACATCAAGAATCGTTTTTTGGAAAGTGAGGACACGAAATTAAGTGTATCTGATGACCCCCAAGACAGATGGCTTTCAGACCTTTCTTCTGATTCGTCTCTCTATGGTGACGATAGCTGGGACACTCCGATAAAAGAATACAAGGAATACAAAGCTAACAACACCGTCAAACTGATTGTTGAGACTGTGAAAGAGGAAAACAGAGACCGGAAAAAGGAaagcaaagtaaaagaaaagaaggaACACAGTGAAAAACGGAATGAAAAAGAGACTACAACCAAGAAGAAAGACAAGGAGTTTTTAGAGAAGATTGGGGATAAGAAGTCTGCAGATAAGCAGAAGTCTGTCTCCAGCTACCcatcagaaaaggaaaaaaagaggAAAGACTCTGCCGAAAGTAtcaaggagaaaaaagaaaaggatccCATTGATTGCAGCAAGGAAAGAAAAGACTCCTACGACATcataaaagaaaggaaagaataTAAAACTAAACCAGATGATTCATTAAAAGAGGAGTATGGTAATGAAAGTTTTTCCAGAGATAAATCTGAAATGGAGTTTGTCAGTAAACAGTTTGAGTCAAGGGAGAGGCACTActctggaaaagaaaaagagaagaaagGAGAAGGTGCAGAAaaggaaaagagagaaaaattGAAATCTGACAAACACAAAGAGAAAACTAAAGAGAAAGAGAAGAACTTCTTGGAATCAGAAAAagagaagacagaaaaaaattcCATTGAGAAGCCATCCAAGGAGAAAGATATGGACAGAAGTTCAAAGGACAGGAAGGATGGAATGAAAGACAAACACAAAGACTCCCATGTCAAAGACAAAGAGAGAAAAATGTCTTCAGAACAAAGCAAAGATAAAAAAGAGAAAGCATCCCAAGAAAAACATGCAGACAAGGAGAAGGACTTTCAAGAGATAAAAAGGGAAGAAAAGAAATCTGAAAAGGGGAAGGAAAAGAGCTGGTTCAGTATTGCCGACATCTTTACCGATGAGAGTGAGGATGAGGTTGATTACATTGTGGGGGGCTCAAAATTCAGCGACTCAGTTGCAGGATCTGAAATCCAACGGACAGACCTTGTACCAGAACGAGATGAGGTAGAACTGTTCCAAACAGACAAGCACCGGAAGTACTCTGCTGATGGAAAGCAGCACTCAACTGAGAAACAGAAGGAGAAAGAAtctaaagaaaagaagaaagacaaGGTGTCATTTGACAGTGGGAAGGAGAAAAAGGAAAAGAGCTCtttagaaaaacacaaagaaaaaaaggacaaagaCTCTGGTGAGGGCAGGCATAAGGACCGTAAAGAGAGGATATCAACAGATTCAAACCAGgacaagaaaaacaagcagaagaTGCTTGACAAGAAGCACCAGAGTGAGGAGAAGCCCAAGAGCAAGCATAAAGACAAGACAGAGAAAGACCACCTGAAAGACAGGAAGCCATCCAAAGGGAACATGGAAAATGAAAAGTCTCTTCTGGAGAAGCTTGAAGAGGAAGCTCTGAACGACTACAAGGATGACTCCAATGACAAAATTAGTGAGATCTCTTCTGACAGCTTCACAGACAGAGGCCATGAGCCGGTACTTAGCAGCTTCTATGACTCTTCAAGCATCAGCCTGCCTGACCTCTCTGAGGAGAGAAGGGACTCGCTCTCTGTTTCCTACCCTCAAGACAAGCTCAAAGAGAAGGAAAGACATAGACATTCCTCCTCTTCTTCGAAGAAAAGCCAtgagaaagaaaaagacaaagtaAAAAAGGTAGAAAAACGGGACAAGTCAGAGGTGATCAGGGAGACCTATGGCCGGAGGGAGAGCTTGCCATTTGAAAAAGAGTCCATGCCCTTGGAAGCTGATCCATACAGTTTCCCTTATGGGGTGAATCCAGAAGCTGAGAACGATCTGGACAAGACTATTGAATTTGAGAAGGAGATGTCTAAAAAGACAGACAAAGAAAAAGCTTTTAGCAACCTGGTCAACAGTGAGAAGATAAAGGataaagagaagaagaagaaagacaAGCATAAGGAGAagacaaaagaagaaaaacacaagcaTGCAGATAGCTTTGGTTCTTTCAAACACTCAAAGGAAGATCAGAAACTTGGCCTGAAGGACATACCTCAAGTCATTGGCTTAAAGGAAAAGTCCAAAGATGAGACAGCTAAATGTGATGTTAAACTCAGAGAGAGGAGCAAAGACAACTTGGACAAAGACAGCAAGACTGATTCTGTGAAGACAAAAGTGAAAGAGGAAAATGACAAAGTAAGCCAGTCTAGAGATGGGACTCGGAAAGAAAACAGGCCAAGGGAAAGGCTTTTAGTTGATGGGAACCTCATGATGACCAGCTTCGAAAGGATGCTGAGTCAGAAAGATCAGGAAATTGAGGAGCGCCACAAACGGCACAAAGAGCGGATGAAACAGATGGAGAAGATGAGGCACAGGTCAGGGGATCCAAAgcttaaagacaaaacaaaaacaagcgaAGACCTGCGTAAGAGAAGCCAAGATCTGACTTCAAAAAAGTCAAGCTCATTAGAAACTGTGCTGGACAAGAAACCCAAAGATCTGGGAATTCCAGCTCAAATTATGTCACCGGATATAAAGGCTCAATCTGTGGGTGGCCAAGATTCAAAAGACTGGCTGGTGGGGCATCAGTTGAAAGAGAATTTGCCAGCTTCACCCAGGTCAGATCAAAGTCGACCAACTGGAGTCCCAACTCCAACATCAGTGATTTCTTGTCCAAGTTTTGAAGAAGTGATGCAGACACCACGGACACCATCTTGTAATGCAGAGGACTACACAGAACTCATATTTGACAACATTGATTCTCAGAACTCATCTGCTCTGACAATGTCCATGAATGCCTGCTCTCCATCCTTCTTTGATAGATATTCTAACACACCCAATAGCCTACAGGAAACTCCTTGCTTAACTCCCACCAAGAACCTACCGACAGCCAGCCTTTACCGATCAGTGTCAATTGATGTCCGGAGGGCCTCAGAAGAAGAATTTAAAATGGATTCTGACAAGTTCTTCCGGCAACAAAGTGTTCCACCGACATCTGAATATGAACCCTCACTTCCGCAGCTGCCAGAAGAGAAGCTCTTGGCTTCTGCTACGCCTTCAGTGGACAAGTTTGACTGTGTGTCTCCTCCTTGTTTTTCTCCTAATTTCAGAATGTCCTCACCAAGGTTGGAACCAGCTCAGCCTGCAATGGATGGCTTCTCTGCTGCTACCACAGACAATCATGAAAACTTTCCTGAGTGTGTCTATAATAATTACTTAACAAAATCTTCAAGTCCATTGCACAGACCTGAACCCGAACCCCAGGAGCCTTGCACTGATATTGCTGCACCTCCTACTCCTGCCCCTGTTGCTCTTCCTCCACTAGAGCTAGATGATTTCTCTGAGCTGCAGCCGCTGCCATTGCCTCTGACTGGCGAACCCATTCTGGTGCCTTCAGATCCTGTGAACAGCAGTGACTTCCTGTCACCAATTGTAGAAGAGTTTGAaaaaggaggggaggaggaggaggaggaggaggatgaggattatgatgatgatgatgatgacgaagAAGAAGAACTACTACAATTAcaagaggaggatgaggaagaggaAGACTCATCTTTTTCTGTTTCTGAGACGATCAAAAAGGACTGGGTGGAATCTCCTGTAAGGAGGAGTTCTGAGCCTCCACCTCTTCAatctccttctcctcttcctcctccttctcctcctcctcctcctccagcaagTCTGGTAGAAAACTCCTCTGATCACTGGAGCATCAGCTCACTGCTCCTGAAATCTCCTCTCAGAACCTTCCCTGAACCGCCTCCCTCTACTAAGATCACCTCTTTTACACTGCCAGATGTCCATTTGCAGCACCACCTGCTCACATCTCTGCCTTGCATTCCTCATGCTTCCTCACCCTATCCGGTCTCTCCTGTCTCGTACCCTGAGCTCCTTTCTGAGCCTGAGCTtgaaacacacaaagacacagtGGAAGAGACCCCCAGTCAAATGGAGCCTGCTGTGGCAACAAGCAAGCCTGAGCTTAATGTTATACCCTCCCCTGCCAGACTGGATTCTTTCTTTACAGACTGTAAGCCCCTTCCCAAGGAGCATAGAGGGATGTCTCCAGAGCCTACATGTTTGCCAACAGAGGCTCAACCAGATACCCTTCCCACTTTGGAAAGTAAATACATTGTGGACAGTAGCATAGCATCTCCTGAGTGCCAGGAGGATCCGGTGGTGCCATGGTCGGACCCTTTCTCAAATGCTGTCGAAGATCTAGACCTGGGACCTTTTTCTCTCCCTGAGTTACCTTTGCAAGATAAGGAAATCCAAGAGCCTGATATTGCAGATTCTGAGCTGACTGAATTTAAACCAGTTCCTGCTCCCCCTGTGTCTGCAGCTGAGGGGGACAATGAGGGATCTGATATAATGGAGGTTGATTTGCCAGGTCTGTCTGATGAAAACCTTAGCCCTCCAGCTGTTGTGCTGCTACTTGAACCCGTACAGCCTCTGCAGCTCCCTTCTGAAGAACATGAGCCAGAACTACAGAAAGTTTCAGAGGATTACATTACCGATCATGCTGTTGCAGAAGAAAAGGCTGCTTTGGATGTGAGAAAGGAACTGGAGGAAAGCGTGCAGGCTCCCATTACGCAAAGTGAAGGAGCTGACACCAACAACAACCATGAAACTGAATTTCCAGACTCTTCCGTAGACGAGCCCTTGGCTGTTGCAGCTTCTCCATCCTGTGATACCTTAGGCCATCTAGGCCAGGACAATAATGCCCAGCCTCTTGCAGCAACAACAGTTCAGCCCAGCCCAAATCAAACAGGTGCAGACCAAACTGGGGTTCCCGAATCTAATGCCATCCAGGTTACAGAAGCCCATGAACCTGTGGCTAAGACAACATTAATCCCCACCACAGAGGCTCCCAAACCAGCAAAGGTGGAGGAGATTCCTCAAAGGATCACCAGGAATCGTGCTCAAATGTTGGCTAACCAGAGTAAGCAGAACAATAATACCACCACATTAATGACAGCTTCAACCCTTGCCATCAACAACATCACCTCTCCTGCTGAAAAGGAGAAAGAATCTATCAGCACCACCACAGTGTCTGCTGCAGCCCTGACACATCCAGCACCAGTCAGCAAGACCAAAGGACGGCCTGTGGAGGAAGAGGATTCACAGGCACAGCACCCGCGCAAGAGGAAGTTCCCCAAGTCCAACCAGCAGCAGCAAATCCAAGCGCAGCTGGTCAACACCACCATGCACCAGACACGGGAGGTGATCCAGCAGACCTTGGCAGCCATTGTCAACGCTATCAAACTGGATGACATTGAGCCTTACCATAGTGACCGCTCCAACCCTTACTTTGAGTACCTGCAGATTCGGAAGAAGATCGAGGAGAAACGGAAGATACTCTGCTACATTACGCCGCAGGCACCCCAGTGCTATGCGGAGTACGTTACCTACACAGGTTCCTATTTGTTGGATGGCAAGCCTCTCAGCAGGCTTCATATTCCAGTG ATCGCTGCACCTCCGTCTTTGTCAGAGCCACTGAAGGAGCTGTTCAGACAGCAGGAGGCTGTACGAGGGAAGCTGCGGCTTCAACACAGCATTGAGCGG GAAAAGCTGATAGTATCTTGTGAGCAGGAGATCCTAAGAGTACACTGCAGGGCAGCCAGAACGATAGCGAACCAGGCAGTCCCCTTCAGTGCCTGTACCATGCTGCTAGATTCAGAGGTCTATAACATGCCTTCAGAGAATCAG GGTGATGAAAACAAGTCTGTGAGAGACAGATTTAATGCCAGGCAGTTTATATCATGGCTTCAGGATGTTGATGACAAGTACGACAGAATGAAG ACCTGCCTATTAATGCGACAGCAACACGAAGCAGCAGCACTGAACGCAGTGCAGAGGATGGAGTGGCAACTCAAAGTGCAGGAGTTGGACCCTGCTGTACACAAATCACTTTGCGTCAATGAGGTCCCTTCCTTTTATGTGCCAATGGTCGACGTCAATGATGACTTCGTGCTGTTGCCAGCGTGA